A window of Methylocaldum szegediense genomic DNA:
GATTCTACCGCTATGTCATCCTGAATCGTCCGATGAAATCGGCGCTGCTCCGGCGGCAAGTCACCTGGCACTATTACCCGCTCGACGAACGCGCCATGCAGAAGGCAGCGGAGCATCTTATCGGCGAGCACGATTTTTCGTCTTTCCGTGCTCAGGACTGCCAATCCAAGAGCCCCATGAGGCGCATGCATTTCATCCATGTGCACCGGGAAGGCGATCGCGTGATCGTCGATCTGTGCGCGAATGCCTTTTTGCATCATATGGTGCGCAATATCGTCGGGGTCCTGATGGAAATCGGATCGGGCAAACAGCATCCTGACTGGGCGAGGGAAGTCCTTGCCGCTCGAGACCGAAGATGCGGCGGTGTCACGGCGCCGGCTGACGGGTTATACTTGGGCGGTGTTTTTTACCCGGCCCATTTTGACCTGCCTCGTCATCCTATCTTTGATCACCTGCCGGCTGATGCCAGACGTTATGTGCCTTCGGAAACCGAGTGAAAATTCCGTATCCCTTCCGTAGAACTCGCGTTAAAATCTGCGGTTTCACCCGCCCGGACGACGCCGCGCTAGCCGTTCGACTGGGTGCTGACGCGATCGGCCTGGTTTTTTATCCGCCCAGTCCGAGGAATCTCGACGTTGAAACGGCTCGAAAAATCGTCGCTGCTTTGCCGCCGTTCGCTACCGTGGTTGGGCTGTTCGTCGACGAAGACGAAAGCGTCGTTCGTAGGATCTTGGAACAGGTGCGTATCGATCTGATTCAATTTCACGGCGAGGAAAGTCCGGATTACTGCCGCCGTTTCGGCAAACCTTATATTAAGGCTGTGCGAATGCGGTCTGAAACCGACCTGGCGCGGGTCGTGGACGCTTATCCGGATGCCGCGGGTTTTTTGTTGGATGCCTGGCACCCGGAAGCAAAAGGGGGAACCGGGCATCCCTTCGACTGGGATTTGATCCCGAAGGAACTCCGCCAATCGGTAATTTTGGCCGGAGGCCTCACGCCGCGTAATGTCGAGGATGCTTTGCGGGCGGTGCGGCCTTACGCTGTCGACGTTTCCAGCGGCGTAGAGGCAGACAAGGGCATCAAGGATGCCGAGAAAATGGCGGCGTTTCTAGAACAGGTACACGCGTATGACCGTAGAGCACATATCGACTGAACCCTATAACCTACCGGATGAGCGAGGACACTTCGGCCCTTACGGCGGCGTGTTCGTCGCCGAAACCTTGATGCATCCCATTCAAGAATTGCAGGACGCGTATTACCGCTACATGAAAGATCCGGCGTTTCTTGCCGAATTGGATTACGATCTCAAGCATTACGTC
This region includes:
- the truA gene encoding tRNA pseudouridine(38-40) synthase TruA — encoded protein: MRIALGIEYDGQAFAGWQWQKGRPTVQAAVEAALSRVAAEPIRVTCAGRTDAGVHALEQVVHFDTNARRKPYSWLMGTNTALPEEVRVLWVREISEDFHARYSAIARFYRYVILNRPMKSALLRRQVTWHYYPLDERAMQKAAEHLIGEHDFSSFRAQDCQSKSPMRRMHFIHVHREGDRVIVDLCANAFLHHMVRNIVGVLMEIGSGKQHPDWAREVLAARDRRCGGVTAPADGLYLGGVFYPAHFDLPRHPIFDHLPADARRYVPSETE
- a CDS encoding phosphoribosylanthranilate isomerase, which encodes MKIPYPFRRTRVKICGFTRPDDAALAVRLGADAIGLVFYPPSPRNLDVETARKIVAALPPFATVVGLFVDEDESVVRRILEQVRIDLIQFHGEESPDYCRRFGKPYIKAVRMRSETDLARVVDAYPDAAGFLLDAWHPEAKGGTGHPFDWDLIPKELRQSVILAGGLTPRNVEDALRAVRPYAVDVSSGVEADKGIKDAEKMAAFLEQVHAYDRRAHID